TGGGAGATTTATATTTTCAAATCCGTAGAGGTTCATGTCCTCTTAGATATGCAATCAGCGTGCCGTCCCACATATTAAAATTACTATTGATTACAATTGGTTAGCTAGGTGGCAGGTACCTTTTTGGTAGCTTTTTGGGGTTTTGATCTGGGAATTGAGGAGGGAAGTCATCAGGGGTTATGACAACAGAGTCGCCGGATCGATCGCAACTTCGTTTACAACCGGCCTCTCATACTCCGCCATCCTCTCCTCATGCTGGAGCTGCATGGAGGTCATGGATTGATCATGCTCGAGATTTAAAGAATGGATATAGGCATTGTACTGAAGCGTCATCGCGCGCAGGTCGTTTGAGAGCGCCTTCCTCTCATTGAAGGAGGCCCTGCGGTTTGCCATATCGGCATAGGAGAGCTGCATCGAGGTGCTGAGATACTGCGTATTGGCCTGAAACATCATCCCCATCACCTGCCAGCGTGTATTTTCGACAGAGGCATACGCACCCTGTTCGGCCATATAACGGGCGGTCAGGTTATCCTGCAGATTCATCGCCTCCATCGCCTTGGCATTTGTGTCGGCCATTGACGTGTACATGTTGGCCATCGTTTTATTGTTTTCATAGCCGGCTAATGCTCCCATAGCTCCGAATCCAATGAGGGTCCCGTCGCTAATATAGTTTCCAAATTTTTCTCCGGGGAGATTCAAGCTTGATTTGTCAAATCCGTAGAAGTCCATATATCCTCCTTATTCCTCCTCCCGATGAAACTGCGCATTCGGGTCGGGAGGGAGCTCTGATGGGGTCTCGCCACGATTAAATCCATCGGTCCATTCATTAATCAAACCGAGTAACTGTTCGTCTCTTATATCCAGATCGTCCGCCGATGGCATCTGATCAGGATAAAGTCGATCGACATAACCATTCATCTCGTTATCGGCATCGCTCGAAAACTGATAGGGGTTATCGTTATCGACCGTTGCCCCTGTCAGGAGGTCAACATTCGCCATGTCGTACATGCTCGGTTCCTGGATCGGGGCATCGAACCGATGATCCTCATTCAAACCAAATTGACTCCGGAGCATCTGCTCTTCGGCAGTATTGTTTGTTTGGGCCCAACTCACAAAGGCGTTTGTCACTTTTTCATAGCTATCTTTGGTTGCCTCACCGACGGCAAAACGCAGCTCTTCTTTCGCCGCCAATTTTTCCGTCTGGAGTCTCTGAAGGTGTGCCGCCTCACGTTGCTGACGGATCGCCTCCTGCATTGCGGACATCTCCATCGCCTGCCCTGTCCGGCGAGCAATTCTTTCCTGCTGTGCGGCATAAGAAGCGGCGCGGGCACCCATGCGTGCAACCCGCTCGGCCGATTCGGCATTGATCCGGGCAGCGGTAACCGCCGGATCTTCCTCGCCAGTAGCCCATCTGATAGCTTCGACTAACATCTATAACACTCCTCAGCCCCCTATATTGCAATCAGCGTGCCGTCTTCTGAATCTAATTTACCATTTAATTTCAAATAGTTAAAAGTGTGCCTGACACCGGCTTTGGCCTTTATTGTTGGGAGGAGTCCCAAAGTGGGGAGAGGGAACCCCATGGGCAAAACTGCTTGTTTTTCGGGTTTAAACTGGGCAAAGAGGTCTTCATGAGGAGCTCGGAACTTCTGAAAAAAATGCTCGAAGGAGATCGCCCCGCGCTGGCACGGATGATCTCGCTGATTGAGAATCGATCCGCCGATCTCCTTCCCCTAATGGCTGAAGTTCATAAACGGTCAGGACAGGCCCATGTCGTTGGCGTCACAGGTCCTCCAGGCTCAGGAAAAAGCACCCTCGTTGACCAGTTGATTGCCGCGTTTCGCAAAGAAGAAAAAAAAGTCGGCGTGATCGCGATCGATCCCTCAAGCCCTTTTTCAGGGGGGGCGATTCTCGGGGATCGGATCCGGATGCAATCCCATGCCGGTGACGACGGCGTTTTTATTCGAAGCCTTGGGAGTCGGGGATCTCATGGAGGTCTCTCGAAGGCGACGCGGGAGGTGGTGAGGCTCCTCGATGCAGCAGGGATGGATGTTGTTCTTGTCGAGACGGTCGGTGTCGGTCAGACGGAACTCGATATCATGGAGATCGCCCAGACAACGATCGTGCTTTTGACACCCGAATCGGGTGACGCGATCCAGACGATGAAGGCGGGGATCCTGGAGATCGCCAATATTTTTGTGGTCAATAAATCGGATCGACCGGGGGGAGAACGTTTGAGGCAGGAACTTCTCGCGATGATGGAGATGGGGGCGCAGAAGGACTCTTGGAAGGTTCCAGTTCTCCTCACGCAGGCGGTCAAAGGGGCCGGTCTCCCTGAGCTGGTTCAATCCCTCGAAAGGCATCGCAGTCATTGGATAAAAACGAATGATCAAAAATGGCAACAAAAGAGGGCCGAAGAAGAACTTCGGGAGATTGTTGTCGATGAACTGGTGAAAAAGGCAGATTTTTCGATCAAAAAAGGGGCGAATCCCTACCAGCGTGCGCAGGAGATCCTCGCGAAGCTCTCTAGGATTTTTTGAAAATTACTTTTTCTCCCAATTTCACTGGAAATTTCTTCAGGAAATTTCCTTCCGTGACGGCCGCCTCGATGCGCGTATAGTCATCTTTCATGATACAAAAATGATTTTTTGAAACCTCTCCGAAGGTTCGGACATGGGTGAGGCGGATCGTCTTTGTACCTTTTGAAAGGGTAACCGAACCTCGCAGCGGGACCCCGAATTCATCCCAGGTCTTTTGCAGGATGTTAAAAAAAATATTACCGAGCGCGTTTTTGTGGATTACAATCGCCGGAATCGAACTCCCAAGGATCTCGGCATTCAGATACGGTGAAGGGATCAGGTCGGTCACAGGGATCGACGGGCCGAACTCTTCGAGCGAAACTCCTTTTGAAAGGTAACCGGCCGCCATCGCAAAGACATCGCGTCCATGAAAAATAGGAGAGACCGGCTGGCGCTGATATTTCGGGTTCTGGAGCTCATGCGCCTTCACGATGCCGCCCAGCGCTTCAGCACCTGGACGTAAAATTCCGTTGTCAGGCCCGATCAGATAATCTCCCCGGACCGTCTGGATCGCGATCCCACGTCTCTTTGTTCCGACTCCCGGATCGACGACACAGACGTGAAACCCGACCGGCATCGTGACGAGCGTTTCCATTGTGCGCGCCGCCTGAAAGAGATTAAACCCCTCGATCCCATGCATATGGTGAATCAGATGGGCATCAGGATTGACCTCGTAGATAACCCCCTCCATCGCGCCACAACCATAGGATTGTTTTTCGAAATCGGAGGAGAGGGTGATCAGGGGTTTCATATTGATTCCTTCCCTACCCGATGTTACGAGGCAATTCAAGATTTTAGGCAGCGTAGCTCAGTTGGTAGAGCAAGCGGTTCATACCCGCTCTGTCAGAGGTTCGAATCCTCTCGCTGCCATAATTTTACCCCTCACCCTGACCCTCTCCCACAGGGGGGGAGGGAAGTAAATTTATGAAACCAATCGTCGCCATTGTCGGTCGTCCCAACGTCGGCAAATCGACCCTCTTTAACCGAATCATCGGCCAGAGGAAGTCGATCACGCTCGATGTCGCGGGTGTGACTCGGGATCGTCATTATGGGAATGCCTCTTGGGATGGTAAGGAATTTATCTGTGTCGATACCGGCGGCTTTCCCTCTGATGTCAAAGGGAGTCTCGAGAAGAAGGTTCAGGATCAGATTAATCTTGCGATCCATGAGGCGGAAGCGATCCTTTTTGTGGTCGATGGTCAGGCGGGGCTTCTTCCGGAAGAAAAGGAGATAGGGGATCGACTTCGGAAGTCAGGCAAAAAGGTTATCATTGTCGTGAGCAAAATTGATCAGCCTTCCCACGAGGAGCGTCTCGCCGATTTCTATTCCCTCTCCGAAAAACCGATGCCGGTCTCTGGTGAACATGGCTATGGGGTGGCAGAGCTTTTGGAGGAGGTGGTCAACGGTTTCCCCTCGACCCTCTCTGAAGAGGCGATACCGGAGAAGATCTCCATTGCGATCCTCGGTCGACCGAATGTCGGGAAATCTTCTCTGCTGAATTGTCTGCTTGGAGAAGAGCGGGTTGTGGTCGATGAGACTCCGGGAACAACACGTGATGTTATCGATACGCCGATCAGCCGTGATGGCCAAGACTATCTCCTTTTGGATACTGCTGGAATCCGGAGACACGGAAAATCAGCGTCGAAGGTGGAACGTTTTTCGGTCCTTCGCGCCTTATCGGCGATTGAAAGATCCAAAATCTGTCTTGCGGTTTTCGATGCCAAAGAAGGGATCCAGAAACAGGATGCCCATGTTGTTGGGTATGCCTTTGAGGAGAAAAAGGGGGTCGTCCTGATTTGGAACAAATGTGACCTCCTGCCCAATAAAAAAGGGGTCCGCGATTCTCTAAAAAAAATGGCGAGAGAGCGCCTGAAATTTCTGGCCCATGCCCCCCTCGCCTTTATCTCCGCGAAGACAGGGGAGGGGACCGAGGTGATCTGGTCGATGGTGGATCGTCTTCATCTCTCGATGGGGAAAAAAGTGAAGACATCGGATCTCAATGCGCTCCTTGAAAAGCTTGTGCTCACCCATAACCTCCCTGTCTACAAGGGGAAGCCGGTGAAATTTTACTACATGACACAGACAGGGACCTTTCCGCCGCAGTTTGTTGTTTTCACAAACGAACCTGAGGGGGTTCATTTTTCTTTCCAAAGATTTCTGGTGAACCAGATACGTGAAGAGTTTCGGTTTGACGGGGCGCCGATCCAGCTCGTTTTCAAGAGGAAGTCGTAAGTTCCCTGCGGATTACCTGGTACGCCTCTTTCTTTATCAAATAATCGACATGCCCAATGTTTTCGAGCTCTATATTTTTCATATTTCTGGTATTTCGGGGGATCTTTAAAATGGCGCTCTTGTAGTAACAAATTTTATCCTTCTTTGAATAAATCGAAACAAAGCGGACATTTTTGGGGAATCGCCCCCGGTTCAGACGTCGGAGAAACGGGGCAAGCGGATACATCTGCCAGACACTTTTTGAGACGATCGCGAGCGGAGAGACCAATCCCAACAAGACCAGTGGATTTCCATAGTGAGGGGTTCCGAGCGTAATCAAGGTTTTGACATGTCGATCGCCTTGAAGCCTTTTCACGTAATATTGACCGATGAGCCCACCCTTTGAGTGTCCGATGATACTGATCTTGGGAAGCCTGTATCTTTCACGAAGCGTCTTAATTTTCCTTTTGACCAACTTTGACAACGCCTCGATACAGTGGGTATTGAAGGTGCCAAAAACACCACCGAGATTGAGGCTGAAGACACAAAATCCGTCGCGGCGGAGACGCCTCTCCAAAATATGCATCACGCGACGTCCGGCTCCAAAACCATAAATGAGAAGCACGGGCGACGAACATTTTCGGAAATTTGTACGGCGGTCGACTTTGTTTCCTGAGAGGGAGAGCTTGAAATAAGTGAGTAGTATCTTCAGATCTTCTTGAATTCCCTTTCCGAATTTTTTGATCCTTTGGATAGGCATATTGACAGAGCTCGCTAGGTCAGGCAAACAAACAAGTCAATGGAAACAGTCGCCATTCGTCTTCTTCATTTTATCATCGCGAAGAAAAAAGCTCTGCTGACTTTCTTCGTGGTTCTGGTTGCATTGGGAGCCCTTTGGGGGGCCTTTTACAGCTACACGCAGAGTTATTCAAGAAGGGCGTTTCGGTTGTTAGAGGGTCGTCCATGGTCAGAGGCAGAAGAGGTAATCGCCAAATACCCACGTTCCGATGCTGCGGTCATCGCACAACTTGCGATGGGGAAGAAGGCGTTGGAGGAGGAGAAGTGGGATGAGGCGATTGGACATTATAAGGATAGGGCCTTTCAAAATCTTTCGAAAGATCAGGCAGTCTTACGGGTCGTAGCGATTCAGAATCTGGCCCTTGCCTATCGTGGAAAGCAGGAATGGGATCGGGCCCTCATGGAACTTCGCAGGGCGGAAAAAGATCCGGAAAACAAGACCCCTGACTATACGAGACTTTTGATCTCTCAGGTTCTTTGGGAAAAGGGGGAGATTGAGGAGTCGAAGAAACTTCTGGAAAGTCTTTCAAAAGAGGCGTTGCAACCGGAAGTCAGAAAAGAAGCAGAGGCCCATCTCGAATGGATCAACGCACCGAAAAAGTCCTAATCTTTTTTCTTTTTTTGGTTTTACTTCAGAGCTCAGGGAACGGTGCCTATGGGTTTGAGCCATTTCATGTAAGGAATCGGAACTACCCTCGGCAACCTGCCTTCAAGCTTCCTTATAAGCCGAAATGGGTTTCGCGGGTCAAGAAGGGGGGAGTTTTTAAATACAAGAGACGGGAATTTTCGTCACCGGTTGTTTATGAGGATCGGATCTTTGTCGGGACCGAGAGTGGTTATTTTTATGCAATGAAAAAGAAAAATGGCCGGCGGGTCTGGCGCTTCAAGACGGAGGGTTCTGTTAGTTCGAGACCGGGTATTAGAAATGGAAAGGTTTTTTTTGGAGATGATGAAGGATATTTTTATGCACTGGATCTTCAGACAGGGGAGAAGATCTGGAGCCTCAATCTCGATGCCGAGATCCTGACCGCTCCTGCTTTAAAAGGGGATCAGCTTTTTCTCGTGACGGTGGAAGGTCGGGTTGTCGCCCTGACCGAGCGGGAGGGGACGATTCTTTGGGAGCGACAGCATAGTACGCGGCCGCTGCAGATGACGATTCGGGGGAACTCAACGCCTGTTTTGGATCCGGAAGGTAATCTTTATGTCGGTTTTGCCGATGGGACCTTTTGGTCCCTTTCTTCAAAAACAGGAAAGATTCTCTGGGAGCGCCGGATTGAATCAGGTGAGCGGTTTCATGACCTGGATGGGGTCCCTCTGATTGAGGGGGATCGGATCTATATCTCGAGTTTCGACGGCCCCCTGACCGCTGTGACAAAGAGTGGCAGGATCCTCTGGTCTGTTTCTGTCGGGAGTGCGGTCCCTTTTCTCTCTGAAAAAGATCTCCTTTATGTTTCTGACTCCCAAGGGTCTTTGCTCGCTCTCCAGAAAAAAGATGGATCGACACTCTGGAAAACAAAAGTCGGAGAGGGGGCCCTCACCGCTCCTCTTCTGCACAACGATGTCATTGCCGTGGGGCTTTCTTCGTCTACCATGAACTTTGTTGATCGTACCACAGGTCGCCTGATGTTCCGCCGGTTTGCCAAAAAGGGGATCTCCTCGGATCCGTTTCTGGACGGAGACCAACTCTGCTATCTCTCCAACGGGGGACGCCTCTATTCCCTAAAAATGGTCGATAAGTCGGTCCCTTGACAGTTGAGCCCTGTTACTATAACCCTCCCCCATGGTACTCCCTGAAATCCAAGAAGCCCTCACATTCGACGATATCCTCCTCCTGCCCCAGGAGAGCGAGGTTTTGCCTCACGAGGTCGATACGACCACCCGATTAGCGGCGGATATTACCTTAAATATTCCTGTGATCTCTGCGGCGATGGATTCGGTGACCGAATCGGCCACTGCAATCATCATGGCCCGTATGGGGGGGGTCGGGATTGTTCATCGCAATTTGACTCCCGAAGAGCAAGCGTTGGAGGTAGAGAAGGTCAAGCGTGCCGAGTCCGGCATGATTCTCCGTCCGATTACCCTTTCCCCAGATCAGACCTTGCATGAAGTGATCCGTGTCATGAAAGAGCATAATATTTCCGGGGTCCCGATTACGGAGGGGGAGAGGCTTGTGGGGATTCTCACAAATCGTGATTTGCGTTTTGAGAGGAATCTTGATCTGAAGGTTCGAGAGGTGATGACAAAAGAAGTGATCACGACGGGAGAAGAGACGACACTCGAAAAGGCGAAGGAAATTTTACAAAAAAACCGGATCGAAAAATTACCTGTCATCGATAAAAAGGGGAATCTCAAGGGACTCTTTACGATCAAGGATGTCGAGCGGGTCACTGAGTTTCCGAACGCAACAAAGGACAAGATCGGACGTCTCCGGGTGGGGGGGGCGATTGGGGTGGGTGAGCCAGCCTTGGCGCGGGCCGGGAAACTCGTCGAGGCAGGGGTCGATTTGGTCGTGATTGATACCGCCCATGGCCATACAAAAGGGGTTCTGGAGACGGTCAGGCAATTCAAGAAGGCCTACAACATTCCCCTCATTGCCGGGAATGTGGCGACCGGTGAGGCGGCCGAGGCGTTGATCAAGGCGGGTGTCGACGCGGTGAAGGTTGGTGTTGGTGCCGGATCGATTTGTACGACGCGTGTCGTGACCGGTATCGGTGTTCCTCAGCTTTTTGCGGTGATCGATTGCGCGAAGGTGACGACCCGGCACGGAATTCCGTTGATCGCCGATGGGGGAATCAAATTTTCAGGTGATGTGACGAAGGCGCTCGCGGCAGGGGCCGATACGGTCATGATCGGTGGTCTCCTCGCTGGCACAGATGAGGCGCCAGGTGAAAACATCCTTTATCAAGGACGTTCCTACAAGAGCTATCGCGGGATGGGTTCGATCGGGGCGATGCTCAAAGGGAGCGGGGATCGCTATGCGCAGGGGGGGATCAAGGAACGCTCAAAACTGATCCCGGAGGGGATCGAAGGGATGGTGCCCCATCGCGGTCCTCTGGCGACCCAGATTACGCAGATCGTTGGCGGGGTTCGTTCAGGGATGGGTTATCTGGGGGCGAAGAATCTTGATGAACTCCGAAAGAAGGCACGTTTTGTTCGGATTACCTCAGCAGGATTGAAAGAAAGCCACGTTCACGATGTCGTTATTACAAAAGAAGCACCAAACTATCGATTAGAATGAACAAGGTTCTGATCCTCGACTTCGGCTCCCAATACACCCAACTGATCGCGCGTCGCGTTCGTGAGCTTCAGATCTATTGTGAAATTTATCCCTGCTCTACCTCGATCTCACAGATCAAGTCTTTTAACCCTTCCGCCATTATCCTCTCCGGAGGACCGGCGAGTGTCTACGACCGGGAGGCGCCAACTGCCGATCGTGAAATTCTGACCCTCGGGGTTCCAGTTCTCGGTATCTGCTATGGTCTTCAGTGGATCGCGCGGGAAGAGGGGGGGAAGGTCAGTCCGGGCTCTGTTCGGGAGTATGGTCCTGCGAAGGTCCATCTCGTGAAGAGAGAGGGGATTTTTGCCGGATTGAAGGAGAACGAGATCGATGTCTGGATGAGCCACGGGGATCATGTGAGCCTCCTTCCTCCCGGCTATCAGATCTATGGCGAGAGTCTGAATCGTCTCCTCGCTGCCTGCGGTGATCCGAAGAAAAAAATATTCGGGATCCAGTTTCATCCCGAAGTCCTTCACACCCCGAGGGGAAAAGAGATTTTGAAGAATTTTCTATTTTCAGTTTCCGGATTGAAAGCGGATTGGTCGATGGAGTCTTTTGTGGAGAAGACGATCCGCGATGTCCGCGGCATGGTCGGTTCCGATCATGTCATCTGTGCTGTCTCAGGTGGTGTCGATTCTTCCGTCATGGCCGCCCTGCTGCATCGGGCGATTGGGGATCAGCTGCATCCTTTCTTTATTGATAATGGGTTACTCAGAAAGAACGAAGGGGATCGTGTCTTCGATCTTTTGAAGCGGAATATGAATCTCCCCTTGATCCGTGTCGATGCGAGCGAGGATTTTCTAAAATGTCTCGAGGGAGTCGTCGATCCCGAAGAGAAGCGAAAAAAGATCGGTCGTGAGTTTATCGCTGTTTTTGAACGAGAGGCCCAGAAGATCACTGGAGTTCGTTATCTGGCCCAGGGGACGCTCTATCCCGACGTGATCGAATCGGTCTCTTTTCGCGGTCCATCGGCGACGATCAAGAGTCATCACAATGTCGGTGGGCTTCCGGAAAAGATGAATCTCAAACTTTTGGAGCCGTTTCGCGAGCTTTTTAAGGATGAGGTTCGCCTGATCGGTCGGCTCCTGGGGATTCCCGAGGAGGTGATCAACCGACAGCCGTTTCCAGGGCCTGGCTTGGCCGTTAGGATCCTTGGCGAGGTCACGAAAGAAAGGTTACAGATCCTCCGGGAGGCGGATGATGTTGTGGTCCGTGAGTTCAAACGGGCCGACCTCTATACGAAGGTCTGGCAGTCTTTTGCGGTGCTCCTCCCTGTAAAGACGGTCGGGGTGATGGGGGATGCACGGACCTATGAGAATGTGATCGCGGTACGTGTTGTGGAGAGTCAGGATGGGATGACGGCGAACTGGGTTCGCCTCCCGTATGAGCTCCTCGAGAAGATCTCAAGTCGTGTGATTAATGAAGTGCGGGGGGTGAATCGTGTGGTTTACGATATTTCATCCAAACCCCCTGCGACTATTGAGTGGGAATAGGTGTACCAAGCGCTTCAAGTCTTGTAGCTGCCTCTGCCCGGACCTTTGGATTCTGTGTCTTGGCCATGACCTCTCTTAATTCTCCCGCGTACTTATCACCGGCAATCTTCTCATAGGTCTTGAGCGCGCGTGTCGCCTCTTGTTGGGCCAGTTCGTAGGGACTATGAAGCTCTGAAAGCAAACTCTCAAGCGTTGCAAGGTCATTTGTCGTGGCGCGGAGTGTGATGAGTGCCTGCCTGTGGACGTCAGGATTTTTGTCAGCCAGGAAGTCGAAAATCATCGGGTAGTGAGCCACGATGATTCTTTCTGATGGTTCCCTCGCCTCTGGAGGGAGTTTCGGTAGGGCCTCTATCCCCTTTTGATAGATTGCAATAGTAAGCAGGCTGACCTCTGGTGGGATCGGTTTCTTGTCCATTTTGATTTTATCGATGCGCGCCTTTATGACACTGAGCGAAAAGGGACCGACAAGCGACGCGAGCGCCTCTATCGCGACGACGAGATCCCCCTTTTGATCTTCTCGTGCTATGAGCCCCGCGAGGAAATTCGCTTTTTCTCGAGGCTCTTCCAGATCATCGGCAAATCGCGACATTGCAAGCAGGGTTACGGTTTTTAGGGTTAGCGCTACCGCTACCGCCTGTCTTCCTTGAGCTGATGTTATCGTGACGGGGACCTCCATTTTATAACGATTAAAAAAGTAATATTCATCGTTGGTCATGCTTTTGAGATCTTTTCGTCGTCCCGAGAGGTAAAGCGGGTCCTGAAGATAAGCGGTCAGCCGGTCCACAAGTTGTTTGACAACATACGGATCCCCTTTTTCAATCATCGCTTGGGCCGCGCACACCCGGACAGCGGCCGAATCATCATCGAGTGCCGCATGAAAACGTTTTTTGACCTCGTCATCTGCTTCAGAGAGGAAGGGAGTCAACGCCTGATACGCCGCAAGCCGGACCGCGATCGCTTCCTTGTCCCTATTTTTTAATCGTTCCAGTTCTTCTGAAATGGCACTGACATCGACCTCTGGCTCCCCTATCTTCTTCTTTAAACGATCTGCTTTTGGTGGCACAGCTTTTCGAGATATTTTTTTATCGTAGGTCCTGTAGCGGACTTCTTTGACAACCCTTTCAGTCCCCTCTCCCTCAAAAACGACGACAGGTTCGAGGGTCTTCACGAGATCATAATCGTCTCTGTACGCATCCGATTTTTCTGATCTTGGGGGAAAGTATTGACTCAAACGAATGAGCAGCGGGACCGCCTCTTGTCCAATGATTTGACGGGCGGAATAGGCGACGGAGAGGAGGCTGCCAGGTGAGAGACTACGGGCCTGTTCTCCAAAGAGTTTTTTTAGTTTTGTTGCCGTCTCGCTGGCCAACGGTTGTTTGAGAGAGGGGATCTTGTGGGCCGAGGCGACAAGGACAGCCCCTCGGGCGGCAACAATCCGGTCTGCAAGGACGAGAAGTTTCTCAATCTCAGGAATTTTTTCGGGATCTGTGACATTGCCCAATAGGCGTGTCAGATTTGGAAGAACTTTTTCGAGCCGGTGTTGCCAACGCGTATCACACCAGTTGTCCGGTTTTGTCACGGCGAGGAGATAGTTGACGAACGGGATCAGGAAGTTGGGATTTTGTAATCTCCCGTTCAGGATTTCGCTCAACGGTTTTAACTCATCCTTTGAGAGGGTCTTGTTATCGTGTATCAGATCCAATACCGCGATGAACTGTTCAGGGGTCAGCTCTCTTTTCGCCAAGGTGGCAATCAAACGATTGGCGTCTGTCTTGAGTCTCTTCCCGACCTTCGCGCGTTCTTTCGGCTCCTTTGGGATCATCACGAGGGGATGATCTGAGACGATGATCTTCCGGATCTGCGCGATCAGGGCGTCTGTCGTGAGGATTGAATTATCCTTTTCTCCAAGGATCTCGCGACAGATCTCTTTCGTTTCTTCATCAATCTGCGAAGATTTCAGGTAGCTCCGGAAGAGGGGCTCCGCTTTTTCGGGGTTCATCTTATAGGCGAGGGAGAGCGCCTCGTACGTCCGGTAGCGTGGCTTGTCCCACTGAACGAGCATCGTGAAGAGTCCATCCTTGAGCTCGGCCGATTTTTTCGTCACCTTGAGGACGATATCTGTGACCTTTTCAACACTCTTTTTTTCGCGATCATCGAGCTGGTGAGTTGGTTTTACGAACAAGGTGTTGAGGTCAGCCCAATGGGTGGCAATCGCTTTCACCAGCTCCTCCTCGGTGATCGCCTTTTTTTCCAAGGCAAAGAGATAGTCACCAAGGTTGGTACTGGTCCCGTCCTTAACACGCGCAATGATATTGCCGGCCAGTTCTGTCCCGAAATCGAGGAAGTCAAAGTCCTTCGGTTTCGCAAAAATATCCTGACGGATCGCCCCTTCTTTCACCAGATAATCGGGCGGGATCGGCCCGGCAGGGTTTGGAAGGTCGGCCTTCTCGGAGTCGGTTGCTTTTTTTGGCGGCTCGAAATAGACTAACTGCTCCGGATAGGAGTGCGGTTGGAAAGTATGGTCCTCCGGTCCCGTTTCTGCCTGTCGGATACAGTCAAGCCTTTGGGGGGTTTGATCCGGATTTTTGAGCTCTTCGTTACAACGGTTTTGCAACTCCTTTTTTGAAAGGAGTTTTGCCTTTTGGGGACCGAGGAGCTTCACGGGATAGGGGATCGGTTGGCCGGGAGAGGCTGCCGCATACGGATTCTCGGCATAAAATTTCGCAGAATAATAGACAGTATCGCCCGGCTTTATCGGTTCTGGATCCGCATTTGTTCCATAGAGATCGACATACCCCCCTTTTCTAAGACCGAGTCTGACCTGATAGTCTTTACAGACCTCCTTGTCTCCTTCCTTGTGGCACTGCGCCGTGAGGAGATCCCCAACGCCGTCATGATTGAGGTCATAAGTGGGTGGCAGGAAATTGTCCGGATGGTTCTCCCGAGGATTGCCTTTTAGTATTTTGGTGTAAGAGTCTCCCATCTCGTGTTTGTTATCGGGCTTAAAATACAAAAGTTTCTCAC
This genomic window from Deltaproteobacteria bacterium contains:
- the guaA gene encoding glutamine-hydrolyzing GMP synthase — encoded protein: MNKVLILDFGSQYTQLIARRVRELQIYCEIYPCSTSISQIKSFNPSAIILSGGPASVYDREAPTADREILTLGVPVLGICYGLQWIAREEGGKVSPGSVREYGPAKVHLVKREGIFAGLKENEIDVWMSHGDHVSLLPPGYQIYGESLNRLLAACGDPKKKIFGIQFHPEVLHTPRGKEILKNFLFSVSGLKADWSMESFVEKTIRDVRGMVGSDHVICAVSGGVDSSVMAALLHRAIGDQLHPFFIDNGLLRKNEGDRVFDLLKRNMNLPLIRVDASEDFLKCLEGVVDPEEKRKKIGREFIAVFEREAQKITGVRYLAQGTLYPDVIESVSFRGPSATIKSHHNVGGLPEKMNLKLLEPFRELFKDEVRLIGRLLGIPEEVINRQPFPGPGLAVRILGEVTKERLQILREADDVVVREFKRADLYTKVWQSFAVLLPVKTVGVMGDARTYENVIAVRVVESQDGMTANWVRLPYELLEKISSRVINEVRGVNRVVYDISSKPPATIEWE